TCGCTCCGCCGGAGTCTGTCGCGGGTCTCCTCCAGGCCCCCGTACTCCCTGGGCTCATCTCCAGGCCCAGGCCTGGGGGCACTCAGCAGCCCCGTGGTCTCCATGGAGGCAGAGGCCACCGAAGTCCTCCGGCGGGCCAAGCAGGACCTGGAGCGGCTGAAGAAG
The Chrysemys picta bellii isolate R12L10 unplaced genomic scaffold, ASM1138683v2 scaf7343, whole genome shotgun sequence genome window above contains:
- the LOC135980717 gene encoding kinesin-like protein KIF21B, with product MNESLRRSLSRVSSRPPYSLGSSPGPGLGALSSPVVSMEAEATEVLRRAKQDLERLKKETKQRRKSPEKEAFKKRPKLQQENGEETDENEEVRE